A single region of the Paramicrobacterium fandaimingii genome encodes:
- a CDS encoding GNAT family N-acetyltransferase yields MDTTDAVAPTVDIVVRPARDVDAESLGRVHAKCWHETYDHLISTAALERVSPLRLAELWTHWTKQGDEYHQYVALVDGEIVGFVGSGPARDEDAPRDRELYYLYLLAAFHGTGIGQQLFDAACADRAGYLWVADDNPRAHAFYKRNGLTRDGAQQVQPFLGEELLEVRLVR; encoded by the coding sequence ATGGACACCACGGATGCTGTCGCTCCTACCGTCGACATCGTCGTTCGCCCCGCGCGCGACGTCGATGCCGAATCACTCGGCCGCGTGCACGCGAAGTGCTGGCACGAGACGTACGACCACCTGATCAGCACTGCCGCGCTCGAGCGCGTTTCCCCCTTGCGCCTCGCCGAGCTCTGGACCCACTGGACGAAGCAGGGCGACGAGTACCACCAGTACGTCGCGCTCGTCGACGGCGAGATCGTCGGCTTTGTCGGCTCGGGCCCTGCCCGCGACGAGGATGCTCCGCGCGATCGTGAGCTCTACTACCTCTACCTGCTCGCGGCGTTCCACGGCACGGGCATCGGCCAGCAGCTTTTTGACGCCGCATGCGCAGACCGCGCCGGCTACCTGTGGGTCGCCGACGACAACCCCCGCGCGCACGCCTTCTACAAGCGCAATGGCCTCACGCGAGACGGCGCGCAGCAGGTGCAGCCGTTTCTCGGCGAGGAGCTGCTCGAGGTGCGGCTGGTCCGCTGA
- a CDS encoding GNAT family N-acetyltransferase — protein MPGTVRILRLSDADELSRLVTANGDFLAPWQPHRSSSYPTPEGQRLEIERAIGAFDSGTGVPFAILGGAGEIVGRITLAGIVRGAFLSASIGYWVAETANGRGLATDAVGATVRYAFDELGLHRVEAATLVHNAASQRVLEKAGFTRYGRAPEYLRIAGMWQDHVLFQRLAGSPA, from the coding sequence ATGCCCGGTACCGTGCGAATTCTGCGCCTTTCGGATGCCGACGAGCTCTCTCGTCTTGTCACAGCGAACGGCGATTTCCTCGCCCCGTGGCAGCCTCATCGTTCGTCGTCGTACCCGACTCCCGAGGGGCAGCGCCTCGAGATCGAGAGGGCCATCGGCGCGTTTGACAGCGGGACGGGAGTGCCGTTCGCCATTCTGGGCGGGGCGGGCGAGATCGTGGGCCGCATCACTCTGGCCGGCATCGTGCGCGGCGCTTTTCTCTCGGCGAGCATCGGCTACTGGGTCGCCGAGACTGCGAATGGGCGTGGGCTGGCGACGGATGCTGTGGGGGCGACCGTGCGGTACGCGTTCGACGAGTTGGGGCTGCACCGCGTTGAGGCGGCGACGCTCGTTCACAATGCTGCGTCGCAGCGGGTGCTCGAGAAGGCGGGGTTCACCCGGTATGGGCGTGCCCCGGAGTATCTGCGCATTGCGGGCATGTGGCAGGACCACGTGCTGTTTCAGCGCCTTGCTGGGTCACCTGCCTGA
- a CDS encoding molybdopterin-dependent oxidoreductase yields the protein MTKRRSGKRFIVWAALSGVIGGAVFLATAELFALLFARAASPILAVGGFVIDIVPQPFKEFAIATFGEYDKIALLAGLALAVLIASAIAGIVQLVRPPLGVVALVVAGILSTAAILTRAGATPLAFLPPLLGTIVGSFLLALLSRRLQAWRASTALKRNLEDGAASDARTTDIEPAASETSPTRLDRRRFFMMAAIAGASAIVVGITARTVSMAAASVESIRSALKLPSPRTSVTVPAGADLNIPGLSSLFTPNEDFYRVDTALTVPTIDPESWRLVIDGMVDQRVELSFQDILDMGLDEYAITLTCVSNEVGGELAGNAMWLGVPLRDVLRKAGPTSGADMVLSRSVDGYTASTPLSALTDDGLDAILAVAMNGEPLPLEHGFPVRMVVPGLYGYVSATKWLTELTITTFADDEAYWTPRGYSAKAPIKFSSRVDTPKIGEAVSAGRIPIAGVAWAQTVGIERVEVSIDNGEWIPATLSTPINEDTWVQWLMEWDATPGSHYVAVRAVNKNGDLQIEERAPIAPNGSSGWQRSLVRVT from the coding sequence ATGACCAAGCGCAGAAGTGGTAAGCGATTCATCGTATGGGCGGCGCTCTCGGGCGTGATCGGCGGCGCGGTTTTCCTCGCCACCGCAGAGCTGTTTGCGCTGCTCTTCGCGCGCGCAGCCAGCCCCATCCTCGCGGTAGGTGGGTTCGTGATCGACATCGTGCCGCAACCCTTCAAGGAGTTCGCGATCGCCACCTTCGGCGAGTACGACAAGATTGCCTTGCTCGCAGGGCTTGCTCTGGCCGTGCTCATCGCCTCGGCGATCGCGGGAATCGTGCAGCTGGTGCGTCCTCCCCTCGGAGTCGTCGCGCTGGTCGTCGCGGGCATCCTCTCGACCGCGGCGATCCTGACCCGCGCCGGCGCGACGCCGCTTGCCTTTCTCCCGCCTCTCCTTGGCACGATCGTCGGATCCTTCCTGCTCGCGCTCCTCAGCCGGCGGCTGCAAGCGTGGCGAGCATCGACCGCCCTCAAACGGAATCTCGAGGACGGAGCGGCCAGTGATGCGAGAACGACAGACATCGAGCCCGCCGCCTCCGAGACGTCGCCGACCAGGCTCGACAGACGGCGATTCTTTATGATGGCGGCTATCGCAGGCGCCTCCGCGATCGTCGTCGGCATCACCGCACGCACCGTGAGTATGGCAGCGGCATCGGTAGAGTCGATCCGCAGCGCCCTCAAGCTCCCGTCCCCGCGCACGAGCGTGACCGTGCCAGCTGGTGCAGATCTCAACATTCCCGGGCTGAGTTCGCTCTTCACACCAAACGAGGACTTCTACCGCGTCGATACCGCACTCACCGTGCCCACGATCGACCCCGAGTCCTGGCGCCTCGTGATCGACGGCATGGTCGATCAACGTGTCGAGCTGAGCTTTCAAGACATCCTCGACATGGGGCTCGACGAGTACGCGATCACGCTGACGTGCGTATCGAACGAAGTCGGTGGCGAGCTCGCGGGCAATGCGATGTGGCTCGGCGTGCCGTTGCGCGATGTGCTGCGCAAGGCAGGACCGACGTCCGGCGCCGACATGGTTCTGTCACGCAGCGTCGACGGATATACCGCAAGCACTCCCCTGTCGGCTCTGACCGACGACGGGCTCGACGCCATTCTCGCGGTCGCTATGAACGGCGAGCCGCTGCCGCTGGAACACGGCTTCCCTGTGCGGATGGTCGTGCCCGGTCTGTACGGCTACGTTTCGGCGACCAAGTGGCTCACAGAGCTCACAATTACGACATTCGCCGACGACGAGGCGTACTGGACGCCGCGCGGATACAGCGCCAAGGCGCCAATCAAGTTCTCGTCTCGAGTCGATACTCCGAAGATCGGCGAGGCGGTTTCAGCGGGTCGCATCCCGATAGCCGGAGTCGCATGGGCTCAGACAGTGGGTATCGAGCGTGTGGAGGTGAGCATCGACAATGGAGAGTGGATCCCTGCCACGTTGTCGACTCCCATCAACGAAGACACCTGGGTGCAGTGGCTCATGGAGTGGGACGCGACTCCCGGGTCGCACTACGTCGCCGTCCGCGCGGTCAACAAGAACGGTGACCTGCAGATCGAGGAGCGCGCACCGATCGCGCCGAACGGCTCTTCGGGGTGGCAGCGCTCTCTCGTCCGCGTCACCTGA
- a CDS encoding arsenate reductase ArsC yields the protein MMTSASPSPSHPPVVLFVCVHNAGRSQMAAGFLSAFGGNAVEVRSAGSMPADQINPTAVEAMAEVGIDITAETPTVLTTDAVKEADAVVTMGCGDACPVFPGKRYEDWQLDDPAGQGIDAVRPIRDEIRSRILTLMNELGIERRR from the coding sequence ATGATGACCTCCGCATCGCCATCGCCATCCCATCCTCCCGTCGTTCTTTTTGTCTGCGTGCACAATGCCGGGCGCTCGCAGATGGCCGCAGGCTTTCTCTCCGCTTTCGGCGGCAACGCCGTTGAGGTGCGCTCGGCGGGGTCGATGCCCGCAGACCAGATCAACCCGACCGCCGTCGAGGCGATGGCCGAGGTTGGCATCGATATCACGGCCGAGACCCCCACGGTGCTCACAACGGATGCTGTGAAAGAAGCGGATGCTGTCGTCACGATGGGCTGCGGCGACGCCTGCCCTGTCTTCCCTGGCAAACGCTACGAAGACTGGCAGCTGGACGATCCGGCGGGGCAGGGCATCGATGCGGTGCGACCGATCCGTGACGAGATCCGCTCGCGCATCCTGACGCTCATGAACGAGCTTGGCATCGAGCGCCGGCGCTAA
- a CDS encoding GIY-YIG nuclease family protein, with translation MSTSGTMPGACLLCGSTDGVRRADGWHCRVCDWRVGDVPDTELPRPRVDVVYYIRWNERVKIGTTGNPKGRLSALWHHDLLAFERGGRKLERARHIQFADLREGGEWFTAHPRLLEHAADIAHGVDPWHTYARWVSEALCQ, from the coding sequence ATGTCCACCTCCGGAACGATGCCGGGCGCGTGCCTCCTCTGCGGTTCAACAGATGGAGTCAGGCGTGCCGACGGTTGGCATTGTCGCGTCTGCGACTGGCGTGTCGGTGATGTGCCCGACACTGAGCTTCCGCGGCCCCGGGTGGACGTCGTCTATTACATTCGCTGGAATGAGCGCGTGAAGATCGGCACAACGGGAAACCCGAAAGGACGACTCTCAGCACTGTGGCACCACGACCTCCTCGCATTCGAACGGGGCGGACGAAAGCTCGAACGAGCTCGGCACATTCAGTTCGCTGACTTACGTGAAGGCGGCGAATGGTTCACCGCCCATCCGCGACTACTGGAACATGCTGCGGATATCGCCCACGGCGTCGATCCTTGGCATACGTACGCTCGGTGGGTCAGTGAGGCGTTATGTCAGTGA
- a CDS encoding alpha/beta hydrolase, with protein MSSEPTSTVIDPDAVIWSASEADREGRPLLVLMHGYGSHEGDLFGLAPSLPLEPVIAALRAPHAAPWPLDGWSWFTAKAEGGPRRDEVNDSADAVIAWLDSLTVKPTSVGLLGFSQGGAMVLQLLRRDPKRFGYGLVMSGFVTPGDEPGDVELAESKPPVFWGRGTIDEVIADSAIVRTTDWLPAHSTLSGRIYEGLGHGINPQGVADARAFIERNL; from the coding sequence ATGAGCAGTGAGCCGACAAGCACAGTGATCGACCCAGACGCCGTCATCTGGTCGGCATCTGAGGCCGACCGGGAGGGCCGGCCGCTCCTTGTGCTGATGCACGGATACGGGTCACACGAGGGCGACCTCTTCGGTCTCGCACCTTCCCTTCCGCTTGAGCCCGTGATCGCTGCGCTGCGCGCGCCGCATGCCGCACCGTGGCCTCTCGATGGCTGGTCGTGGTTCACGGCAAAAGCCGAAGGTGGCCCCCGTCGAGACGAAGTGAACGACTCGGCGGATGCTGTCATCGCGTGGCTCGACAGTCTCACCGTGAAGCCGACGTCCGTTGGGCTTCTCGGGTTTTCGCAGGGCGGCGCAATGGTGCTGCAGCTTCTGCGGCGCGACCCGAAGCGCTTCGGGTACGGCCTCGTCATGTCGGGGTTCGTGACGCCGGGCGATGAGCCCGGCGATGTCGAGCTCGCAGAGAGCAAACCGCCGGTGTTCTGGGGGCGCGGAACGATCGACGAGGTCATCGCCGATTCGGCGATTGTGCGCACCACCGATTGGCTTCCCGCGCATTCCACACTTTCGGGGCGTATTTACGAGGGCCTCGGGCACGGCATCAATCCGCAGGGCGTCGCCGACGCCCGAGCCTTCATCGAGCGCAACCTCTGA
- a CDS encoding DUF998 domain-containing protein, which translates to MSAVRRPARAASASTRRDGRRGINVEVEALLAGVSAALIAGAFAFIVFGGMSVPIWTDWEWGRWSIGMVSVSAVVVLGTLAAGVGYWRSRRLDGQEWRLELPSWKFLLDAVVVAIVHTALGALATAVLLFVVQLAFRRLTIDPVSASIGCAVVTGLAAYMLYLAVSRLNTVSLSQRMFLFVGVGLLTAMATSTDPVWWRYQISALGAYGNRPSISFNAILVVAGILVTTFALYVDRDIRNLHSARVIRYRRAAPLVSVLFIAMGVALAGIGLVPVNVSVPVHNVFAVGLSAIFGLLMLVSPIALRGMPLPFFLATLGSLILLIGATWLFYGPGILPLTNYELIAFGVLFAWITMFVRFLAAMLAARRAEAVPVENAVPVENAVPVENAAPVNDSVQTPDAVAEAEQTFMPLPDDVPARPPLPNPDDTGLRR; encoded by the coding sequence ATGTCTGCCGTTCGTCGACCCGCTCGCGCCGCTTCCGCGTCGACGCGACGCGACGGCCGGCGCGGCATCAATGTTGAGGTCGAAGCGCTCCTCGCCGGGGTGAGTGCTGCCCTCATCGCCGGGGCTTTCGCGTTCATCGTCTTCGGCGGCATGTCTGTGCCGATCTGGACGGATTGGGAGTGGGGCCGCTGGTCGATCGGCATGGTCTCCGTGAGCGCCGTCGTCGTGCTCGGAACCCTAGCCGCGGGGGTGGGCTACTGGCGCTCGCGCCGACTTGACGGCCAGGAGTGGCGTCTCGAGCTGCCGTCATGGAAGTTTCTGCTCGATGCCGTTGTCGTCGCAATCGTGCACACGGCACTCGGCGCGCTCGCGACCGCTGTTCTCCTTTTCGTCGTGCAGCTTGCGTTTCGGCGTCTCACCATCGACCCGGTGAGCGCGTCGATCGGCTGCGCCGTCGTCACAGGGCTTGCGGCGTACATGCTCTATCTCGCCGTGTCGCGACTCAACACCGTGAGCCTGTCGCAGCGCATGTTTCTCTTCGTCGGTGTCGGCCTGCTCACAGCCATGGCAACGTCGACGGACCCCGTCTGGTGGCGGTATCAGATCAGCGCACTTGGCGCGTATGGCAACCGCCCGAGCATCAGCTTCAACGCGATTCTCGTCGTCGCCGGCATTCTCGTCACCACGTTCGCGCTCTACGTCGATCGCGACATCCGCAACCTGCACTCGGCCCGCGTGATTCGCTACCGCCGGGCGGCGCCCCTCGTATCGGTATTGTTCATCGCCATGGGCGTGGCTCTCGCGGGCATCGGCCTTGTGCCTGTCAACGTGAGCGTCCCTGTGCACAACGTCTTCGCCGTCGGCCTTTCGGCGATCTTCGGCCTGCTCATGCTCGTGTCACCCATCGCCTTGCGGGGAATGCCGCTGCCGTTCTTTCTGGCGACGCTCGGAAGCCTCATTCTGCTCATCGGGGCGACGTGGCTGTTCTACGGCCCAGGTATTCTGCCGCTCACGAACTACGAACTCATCGCCTTCGGGGTGCTGTTCGCGTGGATCACGATGTTCGTTCGCTTTCTCGCCGCAATGCTGGCCGCGAGACGTGCTGAGGCTGTGCCTGTTGAGAATGCCGTGCCTGTCGAGAATGCCGTGCCTGTCGAGAATGCCGCGCCGGTGAATGACTCAGTGCAGACTCCGGATGCTGTCGCCGAAGCCGAGCAGACGTTCATGCCGCTGCCCGACGACGTTCCGGCACGGCCGCCTCTTCCGAACCCCGACGACACGGGCTTGCGCCGCTGA
- a CDS encoding HNH endonuclease signature motif containing protein: MVDFNEFVKPPGGDDPSPGSAGASADLLSVMVDSVAEQQELLSSMQARVFMLVSRTVQFALRNDRVFVRDETASLASREEWTRRALISELALALHLSERKVASMVQTSETLVTELPETLSALHDGQISVQHAEIMVSQAEGLDAQQKREFESTAIQTALSTTPPQFRSAAAAIRERLNPDSAAERKHRAMENRHIEVAPLPDGMGCLSVIGPIEKIKGIEAAARNTARSLKAAGDDRTVSQITADAVLDATMTGFTVDVSSREEIRAATIRPTVHVTVPVMTLLGRSNETGTLDGYGPIDADTARELAADAPSFTRLLTHPETGTVLSVGRDSYAVPADLRRLVEIRDETCGFAGCNRPASQCDIDHRKDWQYGGHTSNDNLQALCPAHHQLKHESTWQVNRADDGTIVWTSPLGRQYMVRPNGEPGFKRIVKFEESEQATVPAAPERKHFPDNPPF, encoded by the coding sequence ATGGTTGATTTCAATGAGTTTGTGAAGCCGCCGGGTGGTGATGATCCGTCTCCTGGTTCGGCTGGGGCGTCTGCTGATCTGTTGTCGGTGATGGTTGACAGTGTTGCGGAGCAGCAGGAGCTGCTTTCGAGCATGCAGGCGCGGGTTTTCATGTTGGTGAGTCGAACTGTGCAGTTCGCGTTGCGCAATGATCGCGTGTTTGTTCGCGACGAGACGGCGTCGCTGGCGTCGCGTGAGGAGTGGACGCGGCGTGCTCTGATCTCCGAGCTTGCTCTCGCTCTTCACCTGTCGGAGCGGAAGGTCGCGTCGATGGTGCAGACCAGTGAGACTCTGGTCACCGAGTTGCCCGAGACGCTGTCGGCGTTGCACGACGGGCAGATCTCGGTGCAGCACGCAGAGATCATGGTCTCGCAAGCTGAAGGGCTTGATGCTCAGCAGAAGCGCGAGTTCGAGTCCACAGCCATTCAGACGGCACTATCGACGACGCCTCCGCAGTTCCGCTCTGCTGCCGCTGCGATTCGTGAGCGGTTGAATCCAGATTCCGCAGCCGAACGCAAGCATCGGGCGATGGAGAACCGTCATATCGAAGTGGCACCGCTTCCGGACGGCATGGGGTGCCTGTCGGTGATCGGCCCGATTGAGAAGATCAAGGGAATCGAGGCAGCAGCCCGCAACACGGCACGGTCGCTGAAAGCGGCTGGCGATGATCGCACGGTGTCACAGATCACCGCAGATGCCGTTCTCGACGCTACGATGACCGGCTTCACCGTTGACGTGTCATCGCGTGAAGAGATTCGGGCGGCGACGATTCGGCCGACGGTGCATGTGACGGTGCCAGTGATGACGTTGCTCGGGCGCTCGAACGAAACCGGCACACTTGACGGGTATGGTCCGATCGATGCCGACACCGCCCGCGAGTTGGCCGCCGATGCACCGAGTTTTACCCGGCTGCTCACCCACCCCGAGACCGGCACCGTGCTCTCTGTCGGGCGCGATAGCTATGCGGTGCCCGCCGATCTGCGTCGGCTTGTCGAGATCCGAGACGAGACCTGCGGATTCGCCGGCTGCAACCGGCCCGCATCGCAGTGCGATATTGATCACCGGAAGGATTGGCAATACGGCGGTCACACCAGCAACGACAACCTGCAGGCCCTCTGCCCAGCGCATCACCAGTTGAAACACGAGTCAACATGGCAGGTGAACCGTGCCGATGACGGCACGATCGTGTGGACGTCTCCGCTGGGACGCCAGTACATGGTTCGCCCCAACGGTGAACCCGGCTTCAAACGAATCGTGAAATTCGAAGAATCGGAGCAGGCAACCGTTCCTGCCGCTCCGGAAAGGAAGCATTTTCCCGACAACCCTCCGTTCTGA
- a CDS encoding alpha-mannosidase: MHDETSLTVGRGTRVLTERVRPAIYSASTPLTVGAHTLPGEPIAVADGLALDFAPFEVGTSWGPAWGTTWFRLTGEVPDAWSARRVEARIDLGFDITMTGFQCEALVYRADGTPVKSINPRNQWVPISDAAAGGEPIELYLEAASNPVLLDDHPFLPTQQGDIETSSPEPLYRTRRMELAVFEPEVFELSLDLAVLLDLQAQLPPTGPRRLRILQALDNALDRLDLQNIVETASDARAELRDVLDSPAEASSHRIAAIGHAHIDSAWLWPVRETIRKVSRTTSSMTELIDSDPDFLYGMSSAQQYEWIKQHRPEVYERVTDAVAKGRFLPLGGMWVESDTVMPTGESIARQFAYGQRFFETEFGIRSKGVWLPDSFGYSPALPQLMRRAGFEWFFTQKISWNQRNVFPHHSFLWEGIDGSRMFTHFPPMDTYSSELSGAEVARSSRQFTESRVATQSIAPVGWGDGGGGTTREMTGTARRLANLEGSARVQWRHPDEFFDAAKAELTDPAVWVGELYLELHRGTLTSQHATKAGNRRAEQALIEAELWAATAAVRDGAAYPYDELDRLWKLLLLQQFHDILPGTSIAWVHREAAATFAAIVADAQAISHAARHTLAGDGDRKLVFSPTSISGPVPLGAASLGAAPAAASGPFVSLTERDGGFVLQNELVTVTISTEGLVTSAIDARSGRDAIAPGQAANLIQLHQDFPNKWDAWDIDSFYRNRVAELRDTDSLAGKVVDGTAEITLERRFSASSLRQTISLAPRSRTVMLRTEIDWNETEKLLKLAFPLDVQAANTEAETQFGFQARPTHVNTSWEAAKFETSMHRFVLVREPDFGVALVNDSIYGYDTTRDSTDAGVSTTVRLSLLRAPRFPDPATDHGTHVITTGLVIGATPESATAAGIELNAPATLVTGANDVAPLVCVTGSASASGDGIVVSSVKLADDRSGDVVVRVYESRGRRATGALNVGFAHNGIREVSLIEDEIPDARTGTEFSLTPFEVRTFRIAR, encoded by the coding sequence ATGCACGATGAAACGTCACTCACCGTCGGGCGCGGCACGCGTGTCTTGACTGAGCGCGTCAGACCGGCGATCTACTCGGCGTCGACGCCTCTGACCGTTGGTGCTCACACGCTGCCCGGCGAGCCGATTGCGGTCGCCGATGGGCTTGCGCTCGACTTCGCGCCGTTCGAGGTCGGCACGTCGTGGGGCCCGGCGTGGGGAACTACCTGGTTTAGGCTCACGGGCGAGGTGCCCGACGCCTGGAGCGCCCGCCGCGTCGAGGCACGCATCGACCTCGGCTTCGACATCACCATGACGGGGTTCCAGTGCGAGGCGCTCGTCTATCGTGCAGACGGCACGCCCGTGAAGAGCATCAACCCGCGCAACCAGTGGGTTCCCATTTCGGATGCTGCCGCTGGCGGCGAGCCGATCGAGCTGTACCTCGAAGCAGCATCCAACCCCGTTCTTCTCGACGACCACCCCTTCTTGCCGACGCAGCAAGGCGACATCGAGACGTCGTCGCCCGAGCCGCTGTACCGCACGCGGCGCATGGAGCTCGCCGTGTTCGAGCCCGAGGTGTTCGAGCTCTCGCTCGATCTGGCGGTGCTGCTCGACCTGCAGGCCCAGCTCCCGCCAACCGGGCCACGCCGCCTGCGCATTCTGCAGGCGCTCGACAACGCGCTTGACCGGCTCGATCTGCAGAACATCGTCGAGACGGCATCCGATGCGCGCGCCGAGCTGCGCGACGTTCTCGATTCACCCGCCGAGGCGAGCAGTCACCGCATCGCAGCCATCGGGCACGCGCACATCGACTCCGCCTGGCTGTGGCCCGTGCGCGAGACGATCCGCAAGGTGTCCCGCACCACGTCGTCGATGACCGAGCTCATCGACAGCGACCCCGATTTTCTATACGGCATGTCGAGCGCCCAGCAGTACGAGTGGATCAAGCAGCATCGCCCCGAGGTCTATGAGCGAGTGACGGATGCTGTCGCGAAGGGCCGCTTCCTCCCTCTCGGCGGCATGTGGGTCGAGTCTGACACCGTCATGCCGACCGGCGAATCGATCGCGCGCCAGTTCGCGTACGGCCAGCGCTTCTTCGAGACCGAGTTCGGCATCCGCTCGAAGGGCGTGTGGCTTCCCGACAGCTTCGGGTACTCCCCCGCGCTGCCGCAGCTCATGCGCCGCGCCGGGTTCGAGTGGTTCTTCACGCAGAAGATCTCGTGGAACCAGCGCAACGTCTTTCCCCATCACTCTTTCCTCTGGGAGGGCATCGACGGGTCGCGCATGTTCACCCACTTTCCGCCGATGGACACCTACAGTTCGGAGCTCTCGGGGGCAGAGGTCGCGAGATCGTCGCGGCAGTTCACCGAGAGCCGCGTGGCAACGCAATCCATCGCGCCAGTCGGCTGGGGCGACGGCGGCGGGGGCACGACGCGCGAGATGACCGGAACGGCACGGCGGCTGGCGAACCTCGAGGGAAGCGCGCGCGTGCAGTGGCGGCATCCGGACGAGTTCTTCGACGCGGCGAAGGCCGAGCTCACAGACCCAGCGGTCTGGGTCGGCGAGCTCTACCTCGAGCTGCACCGCGGCACCCTCACGAGCCAGCACGCGACAAAGGCAGGCAATCGCCGTGCAGAGCAGGCGCTCATCGAGGCCGAGCTGTGGGCAGCGACGGCAGCCGTGCGCGACGGTGCTGCCTACCCGTACGACGAGCTGGATCGCCTGTGGAAGCTTCTTCTGCTGCAGCAGTTTCACGACATTCTGCCCGGCACATCCATCGCCTGGGTACACCGCGAGGCTGCGGCCACGTTTGCCGCGATCGTCGCCGATGCGCAGGCCATCTCGCATGCCGCGCGACACACGCTTGCCGGAGACGGCGATCGCAAGCTGGTGTTCAGCCCGACGTCGATCTCGGGGCCCGTTCCACTTGGCGCAGCTTCCCTCGGGGCGGCGCCCGCCGCGGCATCCGGCCCCTTCGTCTCTCTCACCGAACGCGACGGCGGATTCGTGCTCCAGAACGAGCTGGTCACTGTGACGATCTCGACGGAGGGCCTCGTCACCTCGGCCATCGACGCGAGGAGCGGCCGCGACGCGATCGCGCCGGGTCAGGCCGCCAATCTCATTCAGCTGCACCAGGACTTTCCCAACAAATGGGATGCCTGGGACATCGACAGCTTCTACCGCAACCGCGTCGCCGAGCTGCGCGACACTGACTCGCTCGCGGGGAAGGTGGTCGACGGCACCGCCGAGATCACGCTCGAGCGCCGCTTCTCGGCATCCTCTCTGCGCCAGACGATCTCGCTCGCACCCCGCTCGCGCACGGTGATGCTGCGCACCGAGATCGACTGGAACGAAACAGAGAAGCTGCTCAAACTTGCATTCCCGCTCGACGTGCAGGCTGCGAACACAGAGGCCGAGACGCAGTTTGGCTTTCAGGCGCGCCCGACCCACGTGAACACGAGCTGGGAAGCGGCGAAGTTCGAGACGTCAATGCACCGCTTCGTGCTTGTGCGCGAACCCGATTTCGGCGTCGCCCTCGTAAACGATTCGATCTACGGCTACGACACAACGAGAGATTCGACGGATGCCGGAGTCTCCACGACCGTGCGGCTCTCACTGCTGCGCGCACCCCGTTTTCCCGACCCCGCCACCGACCACGGAACACACGTGATCACGACGGGCCTCGTGATCGGCGCGACACCCGAGAGCGCGACGGCTGCGGGCATCGAGCTGAATGCGCCGGCAACGCTCGTCACCGGCGCGAACGACGTGGCGCCACTTGTCTGCGTCACCGGCTCAGCTTCAGCCTCGGGCGACGGCATCGTCGTCTCGAGCGTCAAGCTCGCTGATGACCGCTCGGGCGACGTTGTCGTGCGTGTCTACGAGTCGCGCGGTCGCCGCGCCACGGGAGCGCTCAATGTGGGCTTTGCGCACAACGGCATCCGCGAGGTTTCACTCATCGAAGACGAGATTCCGGATGCCCGAACGGGCACCGAATTCTCGCTCACACCGTTCGAGGTGCGCACGTTCCGCATCGCCCGCTGA
- a CDS encoding NUDIX hydrolase family protein, whose protein sequence is MAVRTPDPDQPDEPDEPRGTPAPGWLTDIELEQIRHRLPLLYVEAVPARVDGMGVVTEVGVLLRATATGQMTRTLVSGRVMYGETLRDALFRHLEKDLGPMAFPLLPASPTPFTIAEYFPMPGLSPFSDERQHAVSLAYVVPVTGTCEPRQDALELTWMPPEEAQSEAVAAEMEGGRGTLLRMALASVGRLN, encoded by the coding sequence ATGGCCGTTCGCACTCCAGACCCCGATCAGCCCGACGAGCCGGATGAGCCGCGCGGCACTCCGGCGCCCGGCTGGCTCACTGACATCGAGCTCGAGCAGATTCGGCATCGCCTACCGCTTCTTTACGTTGAAGCGGTGCCCGCTCGCGTCGACGGCATGGGCGTCGTCACCGAAGTCGGCGTTCTGCTGCGTGCCACGGCGACCGGTCAGATGACGCGCACACTCGTCTCCGGACGCGTCATGTACGGCGAGACGCTGCGCGACGCCCTGTTCCGACACCTCGAGAAAGATCTCGGACCCATGGCATTTCCGCTGCTTCCCGCATCGCCGACGCCGTTCACCATTGCCGAGTACTTTCCCATGCCCGGGCTTTCACCGTTCAGTGACGAACGGCAGCACGCCGTCTCGCTTGCCTATGTCGTTCCGGTCACGGGGACGTGCGAACCCAGACAGGATGCGCTCGAGCTCACGTGGATGCCGCCGGAGGAGGCGCAGTCTGAAGCCGTTGCCGCCGAGATGGAGGGCGGGCGCGGCACTCTGCTGCGCATGGCGCTCGCGAGCGTCGGCCGTCTTAACTGA